The proteins below are encoded in one region of Sphingobium yanoikuyae:
- a CDS encoding prephenate/arogenate dehydrogenase family protein: MLPFSRVTIIGLGLIGSSLARAIREYMPTVRVTGHDADPAVRETARRIDLCDDITDTAGASVTDAELVILCVPVRAMGAAAAEIADELPADAIISDVGSCKADVLAQLNAALPGRIIIPAHPVAGTENSGPEAGFATLFKGRWSIVTPPADADPAAVERVSELWRRVGADVETMDPAHHDLVLAVTSHLPHLIAYTIVGTASDLENVTQSEVIKYSAGGFRDFTRIAASDPTMWRDVFLANKEAVLEMLQRFSEDLSTLQRAIRWNDGDTLFNLFTRTRAIRRSIIEQGQDDAKPDFGRSH; this comes from the coding sequence ATGCTGCCCTTTTCCCGTGTCACCATCATCGGCCTTGGCCTGATCGGCTCCTCGCTGGCGCGGGCGATCCGCGAATATATGCCCACCGTCCGCGTCACCGGCCATGATGCCGACCCCGCCGTGCGCGAAACCGCGCGGCGCATCGACCTGTGCGACGACATCACCGATACGGCCGGCGCATCCGTCACCGACGCCGAGCTGGTGATATTGTGCGTGCCGGTCCGCGCCATGGGTGCAGCGGCGGCGGAGATTGCCGATGAACTGCCGGCCGACGCGATCATCAGCGACGTGGGTTCGTGCAAGGCGGACGTGCTGGCGCAGCTCAACGCCGCCCTGCCCGGCCGCATCATCATCCCGGCGCACCCAGTGGCCGGCACCGAAAATAGTGGGCCGGAAGCGGGCTTTGCCACCCTGTTCAAGGGACGCTGGTCCATCGTCACCCCGCCCGCCGATGCCGATCCCGCCGCCGTCGAGCGGGTGTCGGAACTGTGGCGCCGGGTCGGCGCCGATGTCGAGACGATGGACCCGGCGCATCATGACCTGGTGCTGGCGGTGACCAGCCATTTGCCGCACCTGATCGCCTATACGATCGTCGGCACCGCCAGCGACCTGGAGAATGTCACCCAGAGCGAGGTGATCAAATATTCGGCCGGTGGCTTCCGCGACTTCACCCGCATCGCCGCGTCGGACCCGACCATGTGGCGCGACGTGTTCCTGGCGAACAAGGAAGCGGTGCTGGAAATGCTGCAGCGTTTCTCGGAGGATCTGTCGACCCTGCAGCGGGCGATCCGCTGGAATGACGGCGACACGCTGTTCAACCTGTTCACCCGCACCCGCGCCATCCGCCGGTCGATCATCGAACAGGGTCAGGACGACGCCAAGCCCGACTTCGGCCGCTCGCATTGA
- a CDS encoding acid phosphatase yields MRTLQKQTFLLASILLVSGCATTATPPSASAPVPPTTIEAVGQLTKAIPFPRGYLDPAALPNSLTLLPPPPAPGTAAKAADEEAYRAALAAPADRQALAASDADLGWPHMVQSFEPIAGLSLSDGTHPHLTMLLRRAAADAAFSTSRAKGHYQRVRPFVEHDGNTCRPQDEPMLRKDGSYPSGHTAIGWMLALVLTDVMPDKQDALLKRGYEFGESRVICRAHWLSDTLAGRVVASATYARLQSDPVFRAQRELARQELAAPH; encoded by the coding sequence ATGCGCACACTCCAAAAACAGACATTCCTTCTGGCATCGATCCTGCTGGTCAGCGGCTGTGCGACCACCGCCACGCCGCCGTCGGCCAGCGCCCCGGTGCCGCCGACCACGATCGAGGCGGTCGGGCAACTGACCAAGGCCATCCCCTTCCCGCGCGGCTATCTCGACCCCGCCGCCCTGCCCAACAGCCTGACCCTGCTGCCGCCCCCGCCCGCCCCCGGCACCGCCGCCAAGGCCGCCGATGAGGAAGCCTATCGCGCCGCGCTCGCCGCGCCGGCCGATCGCCAGGCGCTGGCCGCGTCGGACGCGGACCTGGGCTGGCCGCACATGGTCCAGTCGTTCGAGCCGATCGCCGGCCTGTCGCTGTCGGACGGCACCCACCCGCACCTCACCATGCTGCTGCGCCGCGCTGCTGCGGATGCCGCTTTCTCCACCTCGCGCGCCAAGGGTCATTATCAGCGGGTGCGCCCGTTCGTGGAGCATGACGGCAATACCTGCCGCCCGCAGGACGAGCCGATGCTGCGCAAGGACGGCTCCTATCCATCGGGCCATACCGCGATCGGCTGGATGCTGGCGCTCGTCCTGACCGATGTCATGCCCGACAAGCAGGATGCCCTGCTCAAGCGCGGTTATGAATTTGGCGAGAGCCGGGTCATCTGTCGCGCCCATTGGTTGAGCGATACGCTGGCCGGCCGGGTCGTGGCATCGGCCACCTATGCGCGGTTGCAGTCCGATCCGGTGTTCCGTGCCCAGCGCGAACTGGCGCGGCAGGAATTGGCTGCGCCGCACTGA
- a CDS encoding TetR/AcrR family transcriptional regulator, with amino-acid sequence MTDPASPRDERRDDKAPRTARGERTLRALLSAAAEEFGEKGFHDGSVSGITRRAGCALGSFYTYFDSKDDIFRALVNDMSGQVRDYVSPRIADARNGIEAERIGLLSFLEFARAHKEIYRIIDEAEFVDQAAYRAHYENTASRMAARLKKAAQQGDVRADVEEVHAWAIMGMNVFLGLRYGVWDDSRPAQEIADIANALIEKGIGKRA; translated from the coding sequence ATGACCGATCCGGCTTCCCCACGGGATGAGAGACGCGATGACAAGGCGCCGCGCACCGCGCGGGGCGAACGCACGCTTCGCGCGCTGCTGTCGGCGGCGGCCGAGGAGTTTGGCGAAAAGGGATTTCACGACGGGTCGGTGAGCGGCATCACCCGCCGGGCGGGCTGCGCCTTGGGCAGCTTCTACACCTATTTCGACAGCAAGGACGATATCTTCCGCGCGCTGGTCAACGACATGTCGGGCCAGGTGCGCGACTATGTCTCGCCGCGCATCGCCGACGCACGCAACGGGATCGAGGCGGAGCGGATCGGCCTGCTGAGCTTCCTGGAGTTCGCGCGCGCCCACAAGGAAATCTACCGCATCATCGACGAGGCCGAGTTCGTCGACCAGGCCGCCTATCGCGCCCATTATGAGAATACCGCCAGCCGCATGGCCGCGCGCCTGAAGAAGGCCGCGCAGCAGGGCGACGTGCGCGCGGACGTGGAAGAGGTCCATGCCTGGGCGATCATGGGGATGAATGTTTTCCTGGGGTTGCGCTATGGCGTGTGGGACGACAGCCGCCCCGCGCAGGAGATTGCCGACATCGCCAACGCGTTGATCGAGAAGGGGATCGGCAAGCGCGCTTGA
- the hisC gene encoding histidinol-phosphate transaminase, whose product MSDAAAKPAPKDWILGIHAYVPGKSAADDGRPLIKLSANENPLGTGAAARAALVAATADLATYPDPGAAKLREAIGAVHGLDPARIIYGTGSDELLHIAASAYAGPGDEVLYVRYGFSVYDIAARRVGATPIEAPDADYATDVDALLACVTEKTKVVFLANPNNPTGTMTSREEIARLHAGLRPDILFVLDQAYAEYLDADEDDAGLELAKTASNVLVTRTFSKIYGLAAERIGWGYASQDVIDILHRIRAPFNVTTAGQAAAVAAIQDNEWVEASRAHNAQWREWLAGEIASLANHGLRAVPSRTNFLLILFDGKLTAEAAMKGLWDEGYATRWLPGQGLPNGLRITIGTEEQTRAVAAKLRAMAEAA is encoded by the coding sequence ATGAGCGACGCTGCAGCAAAACCCGCCCCCAAGGACTGGATTCTCGGCATTCATGCCTATGTGCCGGGCAAGTCCGCCGCCGATGACGGCCGGCCGCTGATCAAGCTGTCCGCCAACGAGAACCCGCTCGGCACCGGCGCGGCTGCCCGCGCGGCGCTGGTGGCGGCGACGGCGGACCTGGCCACCTATCCCGATCCCGGCGCGGCCAAGCTGCGCGAGGCGATCGGCGCGGTCCACGGCCTTGACCCCGCGCGCATCATTTATGGCACCGGGTCGGACGAACTGCTGCATATCGCCGCCAGCGCCTATGCCGGGCCGGGCGACGAGGTGCTGTATGTCCGCTACGGCTTTTCGGTCTATGACATCGCCGCCCGCCGCGTCGGCGCGACGCCGATCGAGGCGCCCGACGCCGATTATGCGACCGATGTCGATGCGCTGCTGGCCTGCGTGACGGAGAAGACCAAGGTCGTCTTCCTCGCCAACCCCAACAATCCCACCGGCACCATGACCAGCCGGGAAGAGATTGCGCGGCTGCACGCCGGGCTGCGCCCCGATATCCTGTTCGTGCTGGACCAGGCCTATGCCGAATATCTGGACGCGGACGAGGATGATGCGGGGCTGGAACTGGCGAAGACCGCCAGCAACGTGCTTGTCACCCGCACCTTCTCGAAAATCTATGGCCTGGCGGCCGAGCGGATCGGCTGGGGCTATGCCAGCCAGGACGTCATCGACATCCTCCACCGCATCCGCGCGCCGTTCAACGTGACCACCGCCGGCCAGGCCGCCGCGGTCGCCGCGATCCAGGATAATGAATGGGTCGAGGCGAGCCGCGCCCATAATGCGCAATGGCGCGAATGGCTGGCGGGCGAGATCGCGTCCCTCGCCAACCATGGCCTGCGCGCGGTGCCCAGCCGCACCAATTTCCTGCTGATCCTGTTCGATGGCAAGCTGACCGCCGAGGCAGCGATGAAGGGGCTGTGGGACGAGGGCTATGCCACACGCTGGCTGCCCGGCCAGGGCCTGCCCAACGGCCTGCGCATCACCATCGGCACCGAGGAACAGACCCGCGCCGTCGCCGCCAAGCTGCGCGCCATGGCGGAGGCGGCCTGA